A window from Verrucomicrobiia bacterium encodes these proteins:
- a CDS encoding ArsR family transcriptional regulator, with the protein MLDVFITSRVRRKIIVVYAKYPDFKTHVRGLAKLIKEDAGNIQRELKRLEKIGFLISERQGNTKIYHTNKHFAIFKELQSIVLKSQRMNQKKQQPGS; encoded by the coding sequence ATGTTAGATGTATTTATAACTTCACGAGTACGGCGGAAAATCATAGTGGTTTACGCCAAATATCCCGATTTTAAAACCCATGTTCGTGGGCTTGCAAAGCTTATCAAAGAAGATGCTGGGAATATTCAGCGTGAGCTAAAAAGGCTAGAGAAGATAGGGTTTCTTATTTCTGAACGACAGGGAAACACCAAAATATATCACACCAATAAACACTTTGCGATCTTCAAAGAACTACAAAGCATAGTGTTGAAGTCACAACGCATGAATCAAAAGAAGCAGCAGCCCGGTTCTTAG
- a CDS encoding nucleoside monophosphate kinase, which produces MIIFMGVAGSGKSVQGRMLADELALPWLSTGEFLRMLVSGERRKDMLAGRLLSDREIIKLVQKIFAMIDVHEEFILDGFPRTVSQADWLLNQHKHGQLDVTAVIHLTVDQQTVLDRLLKRGRQDDHKEAILERFREYEEVTRPILDHFREARVPIFDVDGAGDIEAIHGQIKKDISSVN; this is translated from the coding sequence ATGATTATTTTTATGGGTGTTGCTGGTTCTGGTAAGAGCGTCCAGGGGAGGATGTTAGCAGACGAGCTTGCCCTGCCCTGGCTATCTACTGGTGAGTTCCTCCGTATGCTGGTGTCTGGCGAGCGACGCAAGGATATGCTAGCGGGAAGGCTGTTATCTGATAGGGAGATTATAAAACTTGTCCAAAAAATATTTGCGATGATTGATGTACATGAGGAGTTTATTCTAGACGGTTTCCCTCGGACGGTTTCCCAGGCGGACTGGCTCCTTAATCAGCACAAGCATGGGCAGCTTGATGTTACTGCGGTTATCCATCTTACTGTAGATCAGCAAACAGTACTTGATCGACTCCTGAAGCGTGGTAGACAAGATGATCATAAAGAGGCTATCCTCGAACGTTTTCGTGAATATGAGGAGGTGACGAGGCCAATTCTCGATCATTTTAGAGAAGCTCGGGTGCCAATTTTTGATGTAGATGGTGCTGGTGACATAGAAGCTATCCACGGCCAGATCAAGAAAGATATATCATCAGTCAACTAG
- a CDS encoding GatB/YqeY domain-containing protein, whose amino-acid sequence MSLKERIDSDLKAAMLGGDKTLATTLRGLKSAILYVEVAEGKREQGLADQEIVGVLRKEAKKRQESAELFDRGGNQEKAVAERHELVVIENYLPAQLSDEEIGKLVDRAIDDVGAATSQDMGRIIGRVKELSKGDADGGRIAAAVKQRISG is encoded by the coding sequence ATGAGTTTGAAGGAACGGATCGATTCAGATTTGAAAGCTGCCATGCTTGGTGGCGACAAGACGCTTGCAACAACCCTGAGGGGTCTCAAGAGCGCTATTCTGTATGTCGAGGTTGCGGAGGGCAAGAGGGAACAGGGGTTGGCAGACCAAGAGATTGTAGGCGTGTTACGCAAAGAGGCAAAGAAACGCCAGGAAAGTGCCGAATTGTTTGATCGTGGCGGTAATCAAGAGAAGGCTGTGGCCGAGCGGCATGAGCTGGTGGTCATAGAGAACTATTTGCCCGCCCAGCTATCGGACGAAGAAATAGGGAAGCTCGTAGACAGGGCTATCGATGACGTTGGAGCTGCAACTTCTCAAGACATGGGGCGAATTATCGGAAGGGTAAAAGAACTAAGCAAGGGAGATGCGGACGGTGGGCGCATCGCTGCTGCGGTAAAACAGAGGATTTCAGGATGA
- the ftsA gene encoding cell division protein FtsA, with translation MRESSPSHFFGLDIGTSSVRCVIGMVDPNDPGHPSIIGHGSAANIGMRKGVVVHIDDVIESVVQAVTEAERLSGVRIERATVNVNGSHVTGMNSRGVIAISAANREITPEDRFRVEEAATIVQLPANREIIQVFAKNYRLDGQDNIKDPVGMQGVRLEVDTHIVTASTPSMKSLDIVLDKARIAATNHTVSSLAAAEAVLARQQKESGTLLIDMGAGTTNIVVIEDGEVQHVAVLPIGGLHITNDLAIGLRTDLDVAELVKINHATLEASQKKGTLTVRHNEKSHTFEIDDVRMITEARVEELFEFVDKELKKIQRSRKLPGGIVLVGGTAKLPGIADFAKEKLQLAARVGELQPLGGLVDIVQDPMYASAVGLMLLDMLLVPDQDKSAASQPNTSAFGLIDGLLKRMRSRK, from the coding sequence ATGCGCGAATCTTCGCCAAGCCACTTTTTTGGGCTCGATATTGGCACGAGCTCTGTTCGCTGCGTTATTGGCATGGTTGATCCTAATGACCCCGGCCACCCTTCCATAATCGGGCATGGTAGCGCTGCTAATATTGGCATGCGTAAGGGTGTAGTTGTACATATTGATGATGTTATTGAATCGGTGGTGCAGGCGGTTACCGAGGCGGAAAGATTATCTGGAGTGCGTATTGAGCGCGCAACAGTCAATGTAAATGGATCGCACGTGACGGGTATGAATTCTAGGGGAGTGATTGCTATCAGCGCGGCTAACCGCGAGATTACCCCTGAGGATCGTTTTCGGGTGGAAGAGGCAGCCACCATTGTTCAACTTCCGGCTAACAGAGAGATTATCCAGGTATTTGCCAAAAATTATCGGCTTGATGGGCAAGACAATATCAAAGACCCGGTGGGCATGCAAGGGGTGAGGCTTGAGGTAGACACGCATATCGTAACGGCGTCGACTCCCAGTATGAAAAGCTTGGATATCGTTCTAGACAAGGCACGAATTGCTGCTACAAATCATACGGTCTCGAGTCTTGCGGCCGCGGAGGCTGTTCTGGCTAGACAACAGAAGGAGTCCGGGACCTTGCTTATCGACATGGGTGCCGGGACAACAAATATTGTTGTCATAGAAGACGGAGAGGTACAGCATGTCGCCGTTCTTCCCATTGGAGGCCTACACATAACCAACGACCTCGCAATCGGGCTTAGAACCGATCTAGATGTCGCTGAGCTGGTAAAGATTAATCACGCCACCTTAGAAGCCAGCCAAAAGAAAGGGACTTTGACCGTTCGTCATAACGAGAAGTCACACACGTTTGAGATTGATGATGTTCGAATGATTACCGAAGCGCGCGTGGAAGAGTTATTTGAGTTTGTAGACAAAGAACTCAAGAAGATTCAGCGCTCCCGTAAGCTCCCTGGTGGAATCGTACTGGTCGGCGGCACAGCGAAGCTTCCTGGTATTGCTGATTTTGCAAAAGAGAAGCTTCAGCTGGCTGCCCGAGTTGGAGAGCTCCAGCCCCTGGGCGGCTTGGTTGATATCGTGCAGGACCCTATGTATGCGTCCGCCGTGGGGCTCATGTTGCTTGATATGCTGCTTGTTCCCGACCAAGACAAGTCCGCTGCCAGCCAGCCCAACACGAGTGCCTTTGGGCTCATTGACGGGCTTCTAAAACGAATGAGGTCCAGGAAGTAG
- the priA gene encoding primosomal protein N' produces the protein MRYYEVWVASQRYHGESSLTYSHEAAFAKGTLVTVELQRQVVVAVVLSEVKKPSFKTKPIRDTLNEEPIPSEIIELMQWVHSYYPAPLGQITSLALPGTLTTKSRAKTAKTVAKFPEPLTPPALTTEQAQAIRDINQPNLRTALLHGNTGSGKTRVYIELIDQQLKRDKSVLLLTPEISLTPQLAQSVHRYFPGSVVVLHSEMTVAQRRNAWLSILTSTKPLVVIGPRSILFCPLKSIGLIVLDEFHETAYKQEQAPHYLATRVAARLASLHGAQLIFGSATPLLADYYFFKQKKLSIIRMVQPALFDSEQKTDVVIIDLKKREQFNRSPWISNTLIEGISHTIQKEEQSLVFLNRRGSARLILCQNCGWEAVCPRCDLPLTYHADMHSALCHTCGFRQNPPSSCPECSSTDINFKSIGTKALVTELARLFPQARIQRFDSDLPKIDRMEHHYENIVAGNVDILVGTQMLGKGLDLPKLGLLGIIQADTSLSFPDYTAQERTYQLLSQALGRLTRGHRSGLAVIQTHHTDNPILRAAIEQDYASFYDCEIKERQTYNFPPFCFLLKITCSRASLSAARQSCESIGHGLRKSFRDVQVIGPAPSFLEKTNNRYNWQLVVKSKKRTTLIDIIRTLPQNCSYDIDPTNLL, from the coding sequence ATGAGATATTACGAGGTCTGGGTTGCAAGCCAGAGGTACCACGGGGAGAGTTCCCTCACTTACTCCCATGAAGCTGCGTTCGCAAAAGGCACCCTAGTAACTGTCGAGCTACAAAGACAGGTGGTGGTTGCTGTAGTACTCTCAGAAGTTAAGAAGCCCAGTTTCAAAACAAAACCTATCAGAGATACACTAAATGAAGAGCCCATCCCATCAGAGATCATTGAACTCATGCAGTGGGTACATAGCTACTACCCGGCACCCCTGGGCCAAATAACTTCTCTGGCACTTCCTGGCACGCTTACCACAAAGAGCAGGGCAAAAACCGCAAAGACAGTAGCCAAGTTTCCAGAGCCTCTCACTCCCCCTGCCCTCACCACCGAACAGGCTCAAGCAATCCGTGACATCAATCAGCCTAACCTTCGAACCGCTCTCCTGCATGGTAACACCGGTAGCGGCAAAACACGTGTCTATATAGAACTCATCGACCAGCAGCTAAAGCGCGACAAGAGTGTCTTGCTTCTAACCCCCGAGATTAGCCTTACCCCCCAACTGGCGCAGAGTGTACATCGGTACTTCCCAGGATCGGTTGTGGTACTGCACTCAGAGATGACCGTCGCCCAGAGACGCAATGCCTGGCTCTCTATCCTGACTTCTACTAAGCCACTTGTAGTAATTGGACCCCGATCGATTCTTTTTTGCCCACTCAAATCTATAGGACTGATTGTGCTGGATGAATTTCATGAAACCGCCTACAAACAAGAGCAAGCTCCACACTACTTGGCTACACGTGTTGCGGCACGGCTAGCAAGCTTACACGGAGCACAGCTTATTTTTGGCAGCGCCACCCCCCTTCTGGCAGACTACTACTTCTTTAAACAAAAGAAATTATCAATCATCAGAATGGTTCAGCCTGCACTTTTTGATAGCGAACAAAAAACAGATGTTGTAATTATTGACTTAAAAAAGCGTGAGCAATTTAATCGTTCTCCATGGATTTCTAACACTCTCATTGAGGGAATTTCACATACAATCCAGAAGGAGGAGCAATCATTAGTCTTCCTGAATAGACGTGGGTCGGCCCGGCTTATCTTGTGCCAGAACTGTGGTTGGGAGGCGGTTTGCCCACGCTGTGATCTGCCACTGACATACCATGCAGACATGCACTCAGCACTCTGTCACACTTGCGGATTCCGACAGAATCCGCCCTCGTCATGCCCTGAGTGTAGTAGTACTGACATCAATTTCAAATCTATTGGCACCAAAGCACTCGTCACCGAACTAGCTCGCCTATTCCCGCAAGCTCGCATACAGCGATTCGATAGTGACCTACCTAAAATCGACCGAATGGAGCATCATTACGAAAATATAGTAGCCGGCAACGTGGACATCTTGGTGGGAACCCAAATGCTCGGCAAAGGTCTAGACCTACCAAAACTAGGCCTCCTTGGCATTATTCAGGCTGATACCAGTCTGAGCTTCCCGGACTATACCGCCCAGGAGCGAACATATCAGCTGCTATCGCAGGCGCTCGGAAGACTTACGAGAGGCCACCGAAGCGGACTAGCCGTTATACAGACCCACCATACCGACAACCCCATATTGCGAGCTGCGATAGAGCAAGATTACGCCAGCTTTTACGATTGCGAGATCAAGGAAAGGCAGACATATAACTTCCCTCCCTTTTGCTTCTTATTGAAGATCACGTGTAGTAGAGCGAGCCTCTCCGCAGCGCGACAAAGCTGCGAGTCGATTGGCCATGGCTTGCGCAAAAGCTTCAGGGACGTCCAAGTCATTGGCCCGGCGCCTTCATTTCTAGAGAAAACCAATAATCGCTATAACTGGCAGCTTGTGGTGAAGTCTAAAAAAAGGACAACCTTGATTGATATTATCCGCACGCTTCCACAAAACTGTTCCTACGACATCGACCCCACGAATCTTCTCTGA
- the rpsU gene encoding 30S ribosomal protein S21, with the protein MIQVTRKDSKESIENVLRRFTRKVQQAGVVTKAKQAQYFEKPMSKRERREKAILRRERKSQKLKKIKLGQK; encoded by the coding sequence ATGATACAAGTTACACGCAAAGATTCGAAAGAATCCATTGAGAACGTTCTGCGTCGATTTACTCGCAAAGTTCAGCAGGCTGGAGTTGTCACAAAGGCAAAACAGGCACAATACTTTGAAAAACCAATGAGTAAGCGCGAACGCCGCGAGAAGGCTATTTTACGTCGTGAGCGTAAGTCTCAGAAGCTAAAGAAGATTAAGCTCGGCCAAAAATAA
- the def gene encoding peptide deformylase, with amino-acid sequence MGKTQRDIITLAHDHLRQRSQKVGIITSDIKQLVKDMEDATLDWEDSRKHEVGVALAAIQIDLPLRVVVVRNNFDDKSDRTFQAFINPKITKFEGKVEEDFEGCLSVKDIYGKVPRYQKVRISALDLNGKQIRVVAEGFLARVFQHEIDHTNGIVFIDHIKDKPEAFFRLTEEGHLDALDYEKDVKNNSILW; translated from the coding sequence ATGGGAAAAACTCAACGGGATATTATTACGCTTGCACACGATCACCTGAGACAGCGCTCTCAGAAGGTGGGCATTATTACCAGCGATATCAAGCAACTTGTCAAAGACATGGAAGACGCCACGCTAGACTGGGAGGATAGCCGTAAACACGAGGTTGGTGTCGCGCTTGCAGCCATTCAGATCGATCTACCCCTCCGGGTAGTCGTAGTCCGCAATAACTTTGACGACAAGTCAGATCGCACCTTCCAGGCGTTTATAAACCCAAAGATCACCAAGTTTGAGGGCAAGGTAGAGGAAGATTTCGAAGGCTGCTTGAGCGTTAAAGATATCTATGGCAAAGTACCCCGCTATCAAAAAGTCCGGATTAGCGCCTTAGACCTCAACGGCAAGCAGATCAGAGTAGTCGCCGAAGGATTCTTGGCCAGGGTGTTCCAGCACGAGATTGATCATACAAACGGAATCGTTTTCATTGATCACATTAAAGATAAACCAGAGGCATTCTTTAGACTGACCGAAGAAGGCCATCTGGATGCACTCGATTATGAAAAAGATGTCAAAAACAATAGTATTCTTTGGTAA
- the nrdR gene encoding transcriptional regulator NrdR, translating to MKCSQCQQTETKVIESRDVSDGEAIRRRRVCTNCQYRFTTYERLERPQIIVVKTNGTRELFNRDKLLAGLYRASEKTPVTSLQLERLVADIEQHIYACGEQEMPSTKIGDMVMERLAPLNEVAYVRFASVYRRFKDIAGFEKELLQIRERKVGSVKA from the coding sequence ATGAAATGCAGCCAATGCCAGCAAACGGAGACAAAGGTAATTGAATCTCGTGACGTATCAGATGGTGAGGCCATCCGTCGGCGAAGAGTTTGCACAAACTGTCAGTATAGATTTACTACCTATGAGCGACTGGAGCGTCCTCAGATAATAGTAGTAAAGACTAACGGAACTCGTGAACTCTTTAATCGTGACAAGTTACTTGCTGGGTTGTATAGGGCTTCCGAGAAAACTCCTGTAACGAGTTTGCAGCTCGAGCGTTTGGTAGCAGATATCGAACAGCATATATACGCATGTGGAGAGCAGGAGATGCCAAGTACAAAAATAGGTGACATGGTGATGGAGCGACTCGCACCCCTTAACGAGGTAGCCTATGTGCGGTTCGCAAGTGTATATCGTCGCTTCAAAGATATCGCCGGATTTGAGAAAGAACTTCTGCAAATCCGCGAGCGCAAGGTCGGTTCTGTCAAGGCATAA
- the ftsZ gene encoding cell division protein FtsZ, with protein sequence MPQVAPAIETFARIKVIGVGGAGGAAINRMIESGVDGVEFIVINTDAQALHHSLAQKKINIGSETTRGLGGGADPATGQKAAEESIEEIRKAVEGADMVFITIGAGGGTGSGAGHVVAKVAKEAGSLVVGFATKPFAFEGDKRRRNAESAITNLKDAVDTLIVIPNDRLLQTIDRQTPLLEAFKVADDVLRQGVQGISDLITVHGLINLDFADVKAVMKNAGSALMGIGRASGEDRAIKAAQQAVESPLLEVSIDGARGILFNVIGGMDMSMHEINTAAETITTAADPDANIIFGATINPELENELIITVVATGFDAAYFTNRSASSDPSSSSGMTTSVDPPRSDDTVIKDIDMDLDEPSKAEEAFQNEKPMPNIWTLDQDTKEVETNEVAAQDASSKSQAFVGSNEEEELEKPSFLRRLKKRRQEGQDEDSTPVNSDKKA encoded by the coding sequence ATGCCACAAGTTGCACCAGCTATAGAGACTTTCGCACGCATTAAAGTAATAGGTGTGGGCGGTGCCGGTGGCGCAGCCATAAATCGGATGATAGAGTCCGGCGTTGATGGTGTTGAATTCATTGTAATTAACACTGACGCACAGGCCTTGCACCACTCTCTGGCACAGAAAAAAATTAACATCGGTAGTGAGACAACTCGGGGTTTGGGCGGTGGTGCCGACCCAGCAACGGGCCAAAAGGCTGCCGAAGAATCTATTGAAGAGATCAGAAAAGCCGTTGAAGGTGCTGACATGGTGTTTATAACCATTGGTGCCGGGGGCGGAACTGGCAGTGGTGCGGGGCACGTGGTTGCCAAGGTTGCCAAGGAAGCGGGCTCTCTCGTTGTTGGTTTTGCAACAAAACCCTTTGCCTTCGAAGGTGACAAACGTCGACGTAACGCAGAATCTGCCATAACTAATCTGAAAGATGCCGTAGACACCCTTATCGTCATACCTAATGATCGTCTGTTACAGACGATTGATCGTCAGACTCCCTTGCTCGAAGCTTTTAAGGTAGCAGATGATGTACTTCGCCAGGGTGTGCAGGGTATATCTGATCTTATTACGGTTCATGGGCTGATCAACCTAGACTTTGCCGATGTAAAAGCGGTCATGAAGAATGCTGGCTCTGCCCTTATGGGTATAGGTCGTGCAAGTGGCGAAGATCGAGCCATCAAGGCTGCCCAGCAGGCTGTTGAATCGCCGCTACTGGAGGTGTCAATTGATGGTGCCCGTGGTATTTTGTTCAACGTTATTGGTGGCATGGACATGTCCATGCATGAAATTAACACAGCTGCAGAGACTATAACTACAGCTGCCGATCCGGACGCCAATATCATTTTTGGTGCCACCATAAATCCCGAGCTAGAGAATGAGCTTATTATCACTGTTGTGGCTACGGGCTTTGATGCCGCCTACTTTACAAATCGCTCCGCTTCATCTGATCCATCTTCTTCTAGCGGTATGACAACGTCTGTTGACCCGCCCAGGTCAGATGATACTGTCATCAAAGATATTGATATGGACCTGGACGAGCCCTCCAAGGCGGAGGAAGCTTTCCAGAATGAAAAACCTATGCCTAATATCTGGACACTTGATCAGGATACAAAAGAAGTTGAAACCAACGAGGTAGCTGCACAAGATGCGTCATCGAAGTCTCAGGCCTTTGTGGGTTCGAATGAAGAAGAGGAGCTAGAGAAGCCCTCTTTCTTGCGCAGATTGAAGAAGCGTCGACAAGAGGGCCAGGATGAAGATTCCACCCCTGTTAACAGTGATAAAAAAGCGTAA
- the map gene encoding type I methionyl aminopeptidase → MQTKVKTTQEIKAMRESGRLLATVLATLKQAIQPGMTTKDLAEIAKSELRGTGGTPTFLGMYGFPDVLCVSVNDEVVHGIPTAKRKITDGDIVSMDFGVTYEGMITDGAVSVVAGVGPANRLRLVRDTEAALYAGISILKDGTRVGDLSNAIEQVLKQADYGIVRDMVGHGVGHELHEEPNIPNYGKEGTGPVLKKGMTIAIEPMATLGDFRVFIDIDGWTVRTNDRSFAAHFEHTVLITDTGSEILTKL, encoded by the coding sequence ATGCAAACAAAAGTAAAAACAACTCAAGAGATCAAGGCTATGCGTGAAAGTGGTCGACTTCTGGCGACAGTGCTCGCCACTCTCAAGCAGGCGATTCAGCCGGGTATGACTACTAAGGATTTGGCAGAGATTGCTAAGAGCGAACTGCGTGGTACGGGTGGTACGCCAACCTTCTTAGGAATGTATGGCTTCCCTGATGTGCTGTGTGTCTCGGTGAACGACGAGGTGGTGCATGGTATCCCCACCGCCAAAAGGAAAATTACTGACGGTGATATTGTGAGTATGGACTTTGGTGTGACCTACGAGGGTATGATTACTGACGGTGCTGTATCTGTTGTCGCAGGCGTTGGCCCGGCTAACAGGTTGAGACTGGTCCGTGATACCGAAGCTGCATTGTATGCTGGTATCTCTATTCTGAAAGATGGTACGCGTGTCGGAGACTTGTCGAATGCCATAGAGCAAGTGCTTAAGCAGGCTGATTACGGTATAGTTCGGGATATGGTGGGCCACGGGGTTGGACATGAGCTGCATGAGGAGCCAAACATTCCCAACTACGGTAAAGAAGGGACGGGACCCGTCCTGAAAAAAGGTATGACTATAGCCATAGAGCCCATGGCTACCCTTGGTGACTTCCGGGTTTTTATTGATATCGATGGCTGGACTGTAAGGACCAATGACCGTTCATTTGCAGCCCACTTTGAACATACGGTACTTATTACCGACACGGGCTCAGAGATTTTAACGAAACTCTAG
- a CDS encoding vitamin B12-dependent ribonucleotide reductase — protein MAQIAILGRRRLLTPPKSKGYDQLKWVKRDSVIMNPMTGKPVFEQKDVDFPEGWSLNAINIVAQKYFTGTPGTDGREKSLKDLIDRVVDTVTRQGMQEGYFESDAEAEDYREELKYILATQRAAFNSPVWFNIGVPERAQQASACFILAVEDTMPAILNWYKEEGMIFKGGSGSGINLSSIRSSAEELGKSAGTASGPMSFMRGADASAGAIKSGGKTRRAAKMVILNADHPDIVEFIWAKAIEERKARVLRDAGFDMDLDGRDSFSVQYQNANNSVRVTDEFMRAVENDKDWDLKAVTTGKTVRTVKARDLFRQISESAWECADPGMQFDTTINKWHTTPNAGRINGSNPCSEYMHLDNSACNLASINLLRYLNDDGSFDIKSFIHTVELIFTAQEILVGYSEYPTESINKNARAYRELGLGYANLGALLMAQGLPYDSDEGRAQAAAITALMTGQAYATSAKIANRVGPFAGFHKDREGMLHVLRMHREEVSKIDASLVSEELLSAAASAWDEAVELGELHGVRNAQASVLAPTGTIGLMMDCDTTGIEPDLGLVKHKKLVGGGTMSIVNQTVPRALKVLGYSKSEVDDIISYIDVEKTIIGAPHLKEEHKDVFACSMGDNPIHYMGHVKMMSAVQPFLSGAISKTVNMPEEATVEEVEKLHMESWRLGLKAVAIYRDNCKVAQPLSMAKKEGTKKDEPVSLAEVLSDRIIVKGAVRRELPRVRASKTFSFTVASSHGYVTVGEYEDGTPGEVFIHFAKHGSTLLGIMDSFAISVSHGLQYGVPLKTYVRSLTSTSFAPAGITDDPEIRTASSIIDYIFRRLALSYLSFDDRLELGLASMDDMPEEQVSLLEVGTPRADEAVAVEIQPEPIMAIRPQPIQAARQAVADSGTGHQDDAAPMCYNCGNQTQKAGSCYVCTSCGSTTGCS, from the coding sequence ATGGCACAGATAGCAATATTAGGTCGGAGGCGCTTATTGACGCCCCCTAAGAGCAAGGGATACGATCAGCTCAAATGGGTTAAGCGCGATTCGGTTATTATGAATCCAATGACGGGCAAGCCTGTCTTTGAGCAAAAGGACGTTGATTTCCCCGAGGGATGGTCCCTGAACGCTATCAACATCGTTGCCCAAAAATATTTTACCGGTACTCCGGGTACTGATGGACGAGAAAAGTCCCTAAAGGACTTAATCGATCGTGTAGTAGATACGGTGACTCGGCAGGGTATGCAAGAGGGTTACTTTGAGTCGGACGCCGAGGCAGAAGACTACCGTGAGGAGCTTAAATATATCTTGGCCACTCAACGCGCGGCTTTTAACTCTCCGGTCTGGTTCAATATAGGCGTACCTGAGCGTGCTCAGCAGGCAAGTGCTTGTTTCATCTTGGCCGTTGAAGATACTATGCCCGCCATTCTGAATTGGTACAAAGAAGAGGGAATGATCTTCAAGGGTGGCTCGGGATCAGGCATCAATCTTAGCTCTATCCGGTCGTCGGCCGAAGAACTCGGCAAGAGTGCTGGTACTGCCTCTGGCCCCATGAGTTTTATGCGGGGTGCTGATGCATCTGCTGGTGCTATTAAGAGTGGCGGCAAGACTCGTCGTGCGGCTAAGATGGTTATCTTGAATGCTGATCATCCGGACATTGTGGAGTTTATTTGGGCCAAGGCAATAGAGGAGCGTAAAGCTCGTGTACTGAGAGACGCTGGATTCGATATGGACCTGGACGGTAGAGACTCATTCTCTGTCCAATACCAAAATGCCAATAACTCTGTTCGGGTCACTGATGAGTTTATGCGAGCAGTCGAGAACGATAAGGACTGGGACCTGAAGGCAGTGACTACCGGCAAGACAGTGAGGACCGTAAAGGCTCGTGATCTTTTCCGGCAAATCTCTGAATCTGCCTGGGAATGTGCCGATCCTGGCATGCAATTCGACACGACTATCAACAAGTGGCACACCACGCCGAACGCTGGACGCATTAATGGCAGTAACCCGTGCAGTGAATATATGCACCTGGATAACTCTGCGTGTAACCTGGCATCTATCAACCTCTTGAGGTATCTGAATGACGACGGAAGTTTTGATATCAAGTCTTTCATTCATACGGTAGAACTTATTTTTACCGCCCAAGAAATATTGGTTGGTTACAGTGAGTATCCAACAGAGAGCATCAATAAGAATGCCAGAGCTTATCGTGAGCTAGGGCTTGGCTATGCGAACTTAGGAGCCCTTCTGATGGCTCAAGGCCTGCCCTATGACTCTGATGAGGGTCGAGCTCAGGCTGCGGCTATAACGGCCCTTATGACCGGCCAGGCGTATGCCACGAGCGCAAAGATTGCTAATCGGGTCGGTCCATTTGCTGGATTCCATAAAGATCGCGAGGGAATGCTCCACGTGCTCCGTATGCATCGTGAGGAAGTCTCAAAGATTGACGCCAGCCTGGTTTCCGAGGAACTACTGAGTGCTGCCGCCAGCGCCTGGGATGAAGCTGTTGAGCTAGGTGAGCTCCACGGTGTACGAAATGCGCAAGCAAGTGTGCTGGCTCCCACGGGAACGATTGGACTCATGATGGACTGTGATACAACTGGTATCGAGCCAGACCTTGGTCTTGTTAAGCACAAGAAGCTGGTAGGTGGCGGCACGATGAGTATCGTCAACCAGACAGTGCCACGTGCACTAAAAGTACTCGGCTACAGCAAGTCCGAAGTTGACGATATCATCAGCTATATTGATGTAGAGAAAACAATAATAGGCGCTCCACACCTCAAGGAAGAGCACAAAGATGTGTTTGCTTGCTCTATGGGTGATAACCCTATCCACTACATGGGCCACGTGAAGATGATGTCAGCAGTACAACCATTCCTGTCTGGCGCAATTAGTAAGACAGTTAACATGCCCGAAGAAGCCACTGTAGAAGAGGTTGAGAAGCTGCACATGGAATCTTGGAGGCTAGGCCTCAAGGCAGTTGCGATCTACCGCGATAACTGTAAGGTTGCGCAACCACTCTCTATGGCGAAGAAAGAGGGTACTAAAAAGGACGAGCCAGTATCTTTGGCGGAGGTGCTCAGTGACCGAATCATAGTCAAGGGCGCAGTGCGTCGTGAGCTGCCAAGAGTGCGCGCTTCAAAGACCTTCTCTTTTACCGTTGCAAGCAGTCACGGCTATGTAACAGTTGGTGAGTACGAGGATGGTACTCCAGGCGAGGTCTTCATACACTTTGCAAAGCACGGTTCAACGCTATTAGGTATCATGGATTCCTTTGCGATATCGGTCAGTCATGGCCTGCAGTATGGTGTGCCGCTTAAGACATATGTGAGATCACTTACGAGTACCAGCTTTGCCCCTGCCGGCATAACTGATGACCCAGAGATTCGTACCGCATCTTCGATCATTGACTACATATTCCGGCGCCTAGCCCTGAGCTACTTGTCGTTTGACGATAGGCTTGAACTGGGACTGGCGTCTATGGACGATATGCCCGAGGAGCAAGTAAGTTTGCTTGAGGTAGGAACGCCAAGGGCGGATGAGGCAGTAGCGGTAGAGATCCAGCCGGAGCCAATCATGGCCATACGACCCCAACCTATACAAGCCGCCCGCCAAGCGGTGGCTGACAGCGGTACAGGTCACCAGGATGACGCTGCGCCCATGTGCTACAACTGTGGCAACCAGACGCAGAAGGCAGGAAGCTGCTATGTCTGTACGAGTTGCGGCAGTACAACAGGCTGCTCCTAG